The sequence below is a genomic window from Halococcus hamelinensis 100A6.
GCCTCGGTCGGGGCGGCGGAGCCCGAGGACGAGTTCGAGGAGCGTCGTCTTTCCCGAGCCGTTCGGACCCACGAGGCCGAGAAACGTCCCGGCCTCGATATCGAGCGTCACCCCTTCGATCACGGGCCGCTCGGCGTACGCGAACGTGACGTTCTCGATGCTCGCTACGGGCTGTTCACCGTTGTCTCGGACGGGTGGATCGGCGCGAGTCATTCGGCCGCCCCGAGCTCGACGAACGAATCCCCGTTCGCCGTGATCCACTGGGACATGCGGTCGACCCCGGTCGCGTCGGTCGGGTAGATCGTGCAGCTCCGCCGCCCGTCTTCGGTGGTCTCGACGACGGCACTCAGCTCAGACCGACTGCCGGGAACCGAGGGTGGACCGGGCCGGTCGTCGCCTGGTGTCGTCCGGGCCAGCCCCATCATTGTGCGTCGAGTGCCTTCACCAGTGTCGGCAGGTTGACCTGCTCCATGATGTCGACGTAGCCCCAGCCCCTGTCGACCCACT
It includes:
- a CDS encoding DUF7511 domain-containing protein, giving the protein MMGLARTTPGDDRPGPPSVPGSRSELSAVVETTEDGRRSCTIYPTDATGVDRMSQWITANGDSFVELGAAE
- a CDS encoding ATP-binding cassette domain-containing protein, whose product is MTRADPPVRDNGEQPVASIENVTFAYAERPVIEGVTLDIEAGTFLGLVGPNGSGKTTLLELVLGLRRPDRGSVRLFGEPAHAFDDGERIGYVPQQSAATERMPVTV